The following coding sequences lie in one Bartonella sp. DGB1 genomic window:
- a CDS encoding DNA recombination protein RmuC, protein MLGYPDISLNIIHLIILLMISFIIGLALSWLVNYLRNNSKKEIDKLLTSHQELEYQLKAINNNFQSSQHFFDKKIQDNFSGITQQLHENFHKQAKFQYQHMSNLQEKLGIIDNAQKNIQSLASEVVQLQHILSNKHTRGTFGQGRMEALICDALPNNLYKFQHTLSNGSRPDCIIKLPNGPCLIIDAKFPLESWHKFRSLTDEKEIQLAYKQFSRDMIKHITDISDKYLITGETYDSAFMFIPSESIFADIQEYYQDIVQRAYKNRVIIVSPSLLLLSIQVIQSMFKDARMNEQALLIQIEVEKMAKDISRLDERVQKLASHFHLTTKDIDEILISTKKITKASDKIMTKDLTLETSDTSTNKLLLQTESIDK, encoded by the coding sequence ATGCTAGGATATCCTGATATTTCTTTAAATATTATTCACTTGATCATTTTACTGATGATTTCTTTTATCATAGGCTTAGCATTATCTTGGCTTGTGAATTATTTACGAAATAATAGTAAAAAAGAAATAGATAAATTATTGACCTCTCATCAAGAATTAGAATATCAACTAAAAGCTATTAATAATAACTTTCAATCTAGCCAACATTTTTTTGATAAAAAAATACAAGATAATTTTTCTGGAATCACTCAACAGTTACATGAAAATTTTCATAAACAAGCAAAATTCCAATACCAGCATATGAGTAATCTACAAGAAAAACTAGGTATAATAGATAACGCCCAAAAAAATATCCAATCTTTAGCTAGTGAAGTAGTACAATTACAACATATTCTCTCTAATAAACATACGCGAGGTACGTTTGGACAAGGTAGAATGGAAGCATTAATTTGTGACGCTTTACCTAACAATCTCTATAAATTTCAACATACTTTATCAAATGGAAGTCGTCCAGATTGTATAATCAAATTACCTAACGGCCCTTGTTTAATTATTGATGCTAAATTTCCTTTAGAGTCATGGCACAAATTTCGCTCTCTTACTGACGAAAAAGAAATACAATTAGCCTATAAACAATTTTCTCGTGATATGATAAAACATATAACAGATATATCTGACAAATATCTAATAACTGGAGAAACATATGACTCAGCTTTTATGTTTATACCATCTGAATCCATTTTTGCTGATATCCAAGAATATTACCAAGATATAGTTCAACGAGCTTATAAAAACCGGGTAATTATTGTTTCTCCTTCTTTATTATTATTATCAATACAAGTTATTCAATCAATGTTTAAAGACGCTCGTATGAATGAGCAAGCGTTGCTGATACAAATAGAAGTAGAAAAAATGGCAAAAGATATCTCACGGTTAGACGAAAGAGTACAAAAATTAGCGTCACATTTTCACCTTACAACCAAAGATATTGATGAGATTCTAATATCCACCAAGAAGATAACTAAAGCTAGCGATAAAATAATGACTAAAGATCTAACTTTAGAAACCTCAGATACATCAACAAATAAATTACTTTTACAAACTGAATCTATTGACAAATAA
- a CDS encoding L-serine ammonia-lyase, whose translation MISVLDIFKIGIGPSSSHTVGPMKAAYEFINLLAQENKLTNTTEIYVKLHGSLSLTGKGHASDKAVILGLAGNLPDNVDVENIDNFLTKVNNEKILPLLNNQKTICFSPEKHIEFCNDNLPLHENGLIFYAFCDNKKLLQKTYYSIGGGFITTEEDFNKEQSISFNFPYPFQSASDLTKHCLSENISLSELVMRNELSLRSQEEIELYFQKIWLTMQEAIQRGLSTPGYLPGCLKLPRRANSLLQQLQTEQKSSDPMQLLDWLNLFAFAVSEENAAGGRIVTSPTNGACGIIPAVLNYYNQFIEPLNTFKLTEFFLVSGVIGVLYKMNASISGAEVGCQGEVGVACSMAAAGLTHLLGGNIYQIEIAAEIAMEHHLGMTCDPVAGLVQIPCIERNAIAAVKAYNATRMALRRTSDPRVNLDQVIITMYETGKDMHTKYRETSIGGLAKTINQCG comes from the coding sequence ATGATAAGTGTTTTAGATATTTTTAAAATTGGTATAGGTCCTTCTAGTTCACACACCGTAGGTCCTATGAAAGCAGCCTATGAATTTATTAATCTTTTAGCACAAGAGAATAAATTAACTAACACCACTGAAATATATGTAAAATTACATGGTTCTTTATCTCTCACCGGCAAAGGGCATGCTAGTGATAAAGCTGTGATTTTAGGGTTAGCAGGTAACTTACCAGATAATGTTGATGTAGAAAATATTGATAATTTTCTAACTAAAGTTAATAATGAAAAAATTCTACCGTTATTAAACAACCAAAAAACTATATGTTTCTCCCCTGAGAAACATATAGAATTTTGTAATGATAATTTACCCTTGCATGAAAATGGTCTAATTTTTTATGCTTTTTGTGATAATAAAAAATTATTGCAAAAAACTTATTATTCTATTGGAGGAGGATTTATTACTACTGAGGAAGATTTTAATAAAGAACAAAGTATCTCTTTTAATTTTCCTTATCCTTTTCAATCTGCATCTGATTTAACAAAACATTGCTTATCTGAAAATATATCATTAAGCGAATTGGTCATGAGAAATGAATTATCTCTCCGAAGCCAAGAAGAAATTGAATTATATTTTCAAAAAATATGGCTCACTATGCAAGAAGCAATCCAAAGAGGGCTATCTACTCCTGGTTATTTACCTGGTTGCCTTAAATTACCACGGCGTGCTAATAGTTTGTTGCAACAATTACAAACAGAACAAAAATCATCAGACCCAATGCAACTGCTTGACTGGCTTAACTTATTTGCTTTTGCTGTTAGTGAAGAAAATGCTGCAGGAGGACGTATAGTTACCTCACCTACTAATGGCGCTTGTGGAATTATCCCTGCCGTTTTAAATTATTACAACCAATTTATTGAACCTTTAAATACATTTAAACTTACAGAGTTTTTCTTAGTATCTGGTGTAATAGGAGTATTATACAAAATGAATGCCTCTATTTCAGGTGCTGAAGTAGGCTGTCAAGGAGAAGTTGGTGTTGCCTGTTCCATGGCCGCAGCTGGATTAACTCACTTATTAGGTGGCAATATTTATCAAATAGAGATAGCTGCTGAAATAGCGATGGAACATCACTTAGGAATGACATGTGATCCTGTTGCGGGATTGGTTCAAATTCCTTGTATTGAACGTAATGCTATTGCAGCAGTAAAAGCTTATAATGCGACACGTATGGCTTTACGCAGAACTAGTGATCCTAGAGTGAATTTAGATCAGGTCATAATTACTATGTATGAAACTGGTAAAGATATGCATACTAAATACAGAGAAACTTCAATAGGCGGTTTAGCAAAAACCATAAATCAATGCGGTTAA
- a CDS encoding amino acid permease, whose product MENTPIEQPFQKWNNFDTAWTLSLYGTAIGAGILFLPIQLGLGGLLPVLIMSIITFPLIFFAHRNVARFVLAGIKASDDIIEVTKQNFSSRFTNFFATIYFLSIFPIIMIYGIALTNNILNVLVKLLGWSTPSRWWIALLIISSLILLVNFGKEITIKIMSLLVFPLIAFLFLFSVAMIPNWNFAILETLSFSYVSPIESHNSLFKALLLSFPIMVFAFNHMAVISSFTVSYKEKYGKIVERKISKTQILAVALMVFTAAFFVFSCVMVLGPKELFIAKTNNVSVLDYLAIYLHNPAIKYIASAVAFVAVVTSFIGVYFGTQEALKYFFTCIYKTKTITVANKTIKISTAVTVFILVWASATYNLSIIATLLNILGPVLAFMLFIFPLIAIYTIPTLYKYKSFIPDSFILIIGLCSMYIAVVSLF is encoded by the coding sequence ATGGAAAATACTCCAATAGAGCAACCCTTTCAAAAGTGGAATAATTTTGATACTGCTTGGACTTTAAGTCTATATGGTACAGCTATTGGGGCAGGTATATTATTTCTTCCAATCCAATTAGGGTTAGGAGGATTGTTACCGGTTTTAATTATGAGTATTATTACTTTTCCTTTGATCTTTTTTGCGCACCGCAATGTAGCAAGATTTGTATTAGCTGGTATAAAAGCTAGTGATGATATTATTGAAGTTACTAAACAAAATTTTAGTAGTAGATTTACTAATTTTTTTGCTACTATCTATTTTTTATCTATTTTTCCAATAATAATGATTTATGGAATAGCTTTAACTAATAATATTTTAAATGTTCTAGTAAAATTATTAGGCTGGTCTACACCATCACGTTGGTGGATAGCTTTATTAATTATTTCGTCACTAATCTTATTAGTTAATTTCGGAAAAGAAATCACTATTAAAATCATGAGTTTGTTAGTTTTCCCACTAATAGCATTTTTATTTTTATTTTCAGTAGCTATGATTCCTAATTGGAATTTTGCAATTTTAGAAACACTCTCTTTTAGTTATGTCTCACCGATAGAATCGCATAATAGTTTATTTAAAGCGTTATTGCTATCATTTCCTATTATGGTGTTCGCCTTTAATCATATGGCTGTAATTTCTTCATTTACTGTAAGTTATAAAGAAAAATATGGTAAAATTGTTGAAAGAAAAATATCAAAAACTCAAATATTAGCAGTTGCATTAATGGTATTTACGGCCGCTTTTTTTGTTTTCAGCTGTGTGATGGTGCTTGGACCTAAAGAATTATTCATAGCAAAAACTAACAATGTAAGTGTATTAGATTATTTAGCCATATATTTACACAATCCAGCTATTAAATATATAGCTTCAGCTGTTGCATTTGTTGCGGTTGTAACTTCTTTCATAGGTGTATATTTTGGAACACAAGAAGCCCTTAAATATTTTTTTACTTGCATCTATAAGACTAAAACAATAACTGTTGCAAATAAAACAATAAAAATCTCAACTGCGGTAACTGTTTTTATTTTGGTGTGGGCATCAGCTACTTATAACCTAAGTATTATTGCTACATTATTAAATATTTTAGGTCCAGTGCTAGCTTTTATGCTATTTATATTTCCTCTAATAGCAATCTACACTATACCTACATTATATAAATATAAATCTTTTATCCCGGATTCATTCATTCTTATAATAGGATTATGTTCTATGTATATTGCAGTAGTATCGTTATTTTAA
- a CDS encoding amino acid permease — protein MEKTTVNKSFKKWNNLDTAWALSLYGTGIGAGILFLPIQAGLGGLLPVLIMTIIAFPLTFLTHRNVARFVLAGKNASDDIIEVTKQNFNRGFTNFFASIYFFSIFPIIMIFGISLTNNVINVLVELLGWSSPSRWWIALLIVSALILLVNFGKDITIRIMSFLVFPLVGFLFLFSLAMITHWDSNILNTLSFSYASPIESHNSLFKALLLSFPVIIFAFYHMVVISAFTVSYKENYGQHAERKLSKTLSLAVVLMIITASFFLFSCVMVLEPRELLVAKTNNVSVLDYLAVYLKNPAIKYMASAVAFVAIITSFIGTYFGAQEALKYFFSNIYRPKTMTVSDKTIKIITALTVFILAWTAATYNLSIVATMVNILVPIFAFMLFIFPLIAIYTIPTLYKYKSFIPDLFIAITGITCIYIAIISLL, from the coding sequence ATGGAAAAGACTACAGTAAATAAATCTTTTAAAAAATGGAATAATCTTGATACCGCTTGGGCCTTAAGTTTGTATGGCACAGGTATTGGCGCGGGCATATTATTTCTACCTATTCAAGCAGGATTAGGAGGATTACTACCCGTTTTGATTATGACCATTATTGCTTTTCCATTGACTTTTTTAACACACCGCAATGTAGCTAGATTTGTATTAGCCGGTAAAAATGCTAGCGATGATATTATTGAAGTTACTAAACAAAATTTCAACCGGGGCTTTACTAATTTTTTTGCTAGTATTTACTTTTTCTCTATTTTTCCAATAATAATGATTTTTGGTATCTCTTTAACTAACAATGTTATAAATGTTTTGGTAGAATTGTTAGGCTGGTCTAGCCCATCACGTTGGTGGATCGCTTTATTAATTGTTTCAGCGCTAATATTATTAGTTAATTTCGGTAAAGATATAACTATTAGAATCATGAGCTTTTTAGTTTTTCCTTTAGTAGGATTTTTGTTTTTATTCTCGTTAGCAATGATTACTCACTGGGATTCTAACATCCTAAACACATTATCCTTTAGTTATGCCTCACCGATAGAATCGCATAATAGTTTATTTAAAGCGTTATTGCTATCATTCCCGGTTATAATTTTTGCCTTTTATCATATGGTAGTGATTTCTGCATTTACTGTAAGTTATAAAGAAAACTACGGTCAACATGCTGAAAGAAAACTCTCAAAAACATTATCGTTAGCAGTAGTATTAATGATAATTACCGCTAGTTTTTTTCTTTTCAGTTGTGTGATGGTACTTGAGCCTAGAGAATTATTAGTAGCAAAAACTAATAATGTAAGTGTATTAGATTATTTAGCTGTATATCTAAAAAATCCAGCTATTAAATATATGGCTTCAGCGGTTGCATTTGTTGCAATTATAACTTCTTTCATAGGCACCTATTTCGGAGCACAAGAAGCGCTTAAATATTTCTTTTCTAATATCTATAGACCTAAAACAATGACTGTGTCAGATAAAACAATAAAAATTATAACAGCATTAACTGTTTTTATTTTAGCGTGGACAGCAGCCACTTATAATTTAAGCATTGTTGCTACTATGGTAAATATTTTAGTTCCAATATTCGCTTTTATGCTATTTATATTTCCTCTAATAGCAATCTACACTATACCTACATTATATAAATATAAATCTTTTATCCCGGATTTATTCATTGCAATAACCGGTATCACTTGTATATATATTGCAATAATATCCTTATTGTAA
- a CDS encoding amino acid permease has protein sequence MENTPINKPSQKWNNVDTAWTLSLYGTAIGAGILFLPIQIGLGGLLPVLIMTLIAFPMTFLSHRNVARVVLAGKNDNDDIIDVTKQNFSKGFTHFFASIYFFAIVPVIMIYGISLTNNILNVLVELLGWSTPSRWWIALLIVCLLLLLVNFGKELTIKIMSFLVFPLITFLFFFSLAMIPRWDLAMLDTLSFSYVSSVETHNSLFKALLASFPVMVFAFYHMVVISACTINYKEAYGKKAEKKISKTLALAVALMVLTASFFVFSCAMVLEPKELLIAKNNNVSVLDYLAVFLHNPAIKYMASAIAFVAVVTSFIGNYLGLQEAFKYFFTNIYKPKTMTVSDKTIQILTALTVFVLVWTSATYNLSIVATMMNLVSPMLAFMLFLFPLIAIYTMPNLHKYKSLIPDLFLAIIGVGCMYIAIVSLL, from the coding sequence ATGGAAAATACTCCAATAAATAAACCTTCACAAAAGTGGAATAATGTTGATACTGCCTGGACACTAAGTCTGTATGGTACAGCTATTGGTGCCGGCATATTATTTCTTCCTATCCAAATAGGATTGGGAGGATTGTTACCTGTTTTAATTATGACACTCATTGCTTTCCCTATGACATTTTTGTCTCACCGCAATGTTGCTAGAGTGGTATTAGCTGGTAAAAATGATAATGATGATATTATTGATGTTACTAAACAAAATTTTAGTAAAGGATTTACTCATTTTTTTGCTAGCATCTATTTTTTTGCTATTGTGCCCGTAATAATGATTTATGGTATCTCGCTGACTAATAATATTTTAAATGTTTTAGTAGAATTATTAGGCTGGTCTACACCATCACGTTGGTGGATCGCTTTATTAATTGTTTGCTTACTATTATTATTAGTTAATTTTGGTAAAGAGTTGACTATTAAAATCATGAGCTTTTTAGTTTTTCCACTAATAACATTTTTGTTTTTCTTTTCATTGGCTATGATTCCTCGCTGGGATTTAGCAATGTTAGACACATTATCTTTTAGTTATGTTTCATCAGTGGAAACTCACAATAGTTTATTTAAAGCATTATTAGCATCATTTCCGGTTATGGTTTTTGCCTTTTATCATATGGTAGTCATTTCTGCATGTACTATCAATTATAAAGAGGCATACGGCAAAAAGGCTGAAAAAAAAATCTCAAAAACGCTAGCGTTAGCTGTTGCATTAATGGTACTTACGGCTAGTTTTTTTGTCTTTAGCTGTGCGATGGTACTTGAACCTAAGGAATTATTAATAGCAAAAAATAATAATGTAAGTGTGTTAGATTATTTAGCTGTATTTTTACACAATCCAGCTATTAAATATATGGCGTCCGCTATTGCATTTGTTGCCGTTGTAACTTCTTTTATAGGTAATTATTTAGGTTTACAAGAAGCATTTAAATATTTTTTCACTAACATCTATAAACCTAAGACAATGACTGTTTCAGATAAAACAATACAAATATTAACTGCATTGACTGTTTTTGTTTTAGTATGGACATCAGCTACTTATAATTTAAGTATTGTTGCTACTATGATGAATCTTGTAAGTCCAATGTTAGCTTTTATGCTATTTTTATTTCCTTTAATAGCAATCTACACTATGCCTAATTTACACAAATATAAATCTTTAATACCGGATTTATTCCTTGCAATAATAGGCGTCGGTTGTATGTATATTGCAATAGTATCATTACTATAA